The genomic DNA TAATGGATACCTGCTTTTAAAAAAGCGGTATTTTTAGTTTCTGTTAATGTTGCAAATAAATCATACCCTTTTTTCCCTTTTGTTTTTCTAAACTCATAATGAAACGTCTCAAAGTTATTCGTAGCTACTAAACTATTTACACCTTTGTCAAAGTCTTTATAACTGATCTTTTTATTAAATTTCAGCTTCATTTTTCCCATGAGATAAGACCTTGTATAACTCTTATTTCCAGAAAAAGAAACGCTATTAATTATGATACTGTCTTGGGCTTTTATTTTTATTTTCGGGGCAGTTATTGTCTTTTGGTCTTTTTTAATTAAGGCTTGTAAAGCTTCCGCTTTATTTATGGCAGCTTGTCTTCCTGTTTCAATAATCTTAAACCCTTCACTAAAAGATACAACATTAAAGCCTTTGATATCTGGTTTGATGTAAACATCTGTTTTAGGAGCTTTCAACTTCATGTCTTTAATCGTCCTAAAATTGTTAATTTGAAGTAAAACATCTGGTGCCGAGACTAATTTTTCACGTCCAGCTAAGCCATCTTGAACATCAACTCCAATGATAACATCCATCCCTTTAGCTCTTAATTCATCAATTGGGTAGTTATTTACGACCCCTCCATCTGTTAGCATTTCCCCATTAATAACCACAGGTTGAAATATAGAAGGTAATGCTCCGCTGGCCATGACAGATTGTGCTAAATTTCCCTTATCCAGCATAACGGCTTGTCCTGTTTCAATATTGGTAGCAATACAAAAAAACGGAATGGGCAATTCGTTAAAGTTCTTTATTTCATTAACGTGCAGTGTTAACTTTGAAAGTAAATTATACGTATTCTGACCTCGGGAAAGTGCTGATGGTAATGAGAGTTTAAAATCATTAAAAGGAAGCTTTATAGCATACCTTTCATCATTATCACGTTCATAAAATGCTTTGGATGCTCTAGGTAAATTATCATTTATAATATTATCAAAATTGACCTCTTTAAAAATAGAGTCTAATTGATTTCCTGAGTATCCTGATGCATATAAGGCTCCTATAATAGCACCCATACTTGTTCCTGCAACATAATCAACTTTTACTCCTAAACTATCTATAACTTTAAGAGCTCCAATATGTGCTAAACCTTTTGCGCCTCCACCACTTAATACTAAACCAACTTTAACATCATCGCTATGCGTTTTATTTTGCGCTTTTGCGGAAAACAA from Flavivirga abyssicola includes the following:
- a CDS encoding patatin-like phospholipase family protein, with translation MKITIIAVFLFALFSAKAQNKTHSDDVKVGLVLSGGGAKGLAHIGALKVIDSLGVKVDYVAGTSMGAIIGALYASGYSGNQLDSIFKEVNFDNIINDNLPRASKAFYERDNDERYAIKLPFNDFKLSLPSALSRGQNTYNLLSKLTLHVNEIKNFNELPIPFFCIATNIETGQAVMLDKGNLAQSVMASGALPSIFQPVVINGEMLTDGGVVNNYPIDELRAKGMDVIIGVDVQDGLAGREKLVSAPDVLLQINNFRTIKDMKLKAPKTDVYIKPDIKGFNVVSFSEGFKIIETGRQAAINKAEALQALIKKDQKTITAPKIKIKAQDSIIINSVSFSGNKSYTRSYLMGKMKLKFNKKISYKDFDKGVNSLVATNNFETFHYEFRKTKGKKGYDLFATLTETKNTAFLKAGIHYDDLYKSALLVNLTKNHLLFNNDVASLDIILGDNVRYNFEYLIDKGFYWSIGLKSRFQQFHKNISAQLLLDDDQLIGTGLNKIDAKLQDQTNQFYLQTLFRKDFAISLGAEHKRLEVKSQTIMTNNQDDDEFLFENTDYFSVFGNLKLDTYDNRYFPTKGFYFNGDIHLYLHASRFNDDFERFSITRADMGYAFSVTDKLAFNVRSCGGFKLGDKSTQALDFALGGYGNNLINNFVPFLGYDFLALTGNSYVKASASADYEIFKNHHITLEGNWANIDDDIFETGEWFTFSDYNGYALGYSIDTFVGPIQGKFSYSPEQKKSIWFFNIGFWF